In the genome of Epinephelus lanceolatus isolate andai-2023 chromosome 18, ASM4190304v1, whole genome shotgun sequence, one region contains:
- the LOC117268567 gene encoding uncharacterized protein LOC117268567 isoform X1, with the protein MTHVHYKFSSKLSYDTVVFDGPHITLRDLKRQIMGREKLRAGDCDLQITNAQSKEEYTDDEGLISKGSSVIIRRIPIIGAKSSSSSKIRNVERSDVQLPHAFGAFKAMDDQHSSGALPFISKMANLAEADVSEEDKLSVVINQSNYDSMNYNKKFGTQLPSSYTCYRCGNIGHHIRNCPNSGQDKNNEPPVRIKKSTGIPRSFMVEVDDPNMKGAMLTNCGRYAIPAIDAEAYAIGKKERPPFVPQEQPKSEEEEDPLPEELLCLICHDLLNDAVLIPCCGNSYCDDCIRTTLLDSEEHVCPTCSQSEVSPDSLIANKFLRQAVDNFKKERGYTKTRKRGCGTSQSQNPTLTLSPAPTPPPLAVQSQPQKPHLPTSSQQDPLMPRSQAADSPPLSQVCVAPPTATDPASAPNTPSTSLQPTQSHLEIPDREAEEKTHDDSAASAAPSGPVSPKDPTDAPSQLIPLVNLTTEAEQPQTDSVNLQQPSSGPALKPSVPPTTWESSSSSSRPAESWNETNTQQQQQQQRPPPSISYPTAPPPLFPSPHFHTFLTAQQPLSSYPPGYPPTTPVWTLPNLQGAPIPSLCPSTSIPALIPKEWYRHQRKKKERSPHRGSSHKSSSSRSDSKSCKSKSSRSYSRSSSRSRSRSRSKGRSRPHSTYSRHRHLHTRSHSSRSYTYGYKRSPTPSSSSSSRAGYHSRSKSPSDDHKNSHQSRHHSKKSASSSYRKRGEHSHREAGGSGGSAATYPYSQHANQASSLELDRERYLQWKREYKEWCDKYFSSYVGHFHQLPLPLLSLPPPPQWGERDEGRNHSHSNSDSHNRLQGRRAARNGRSPPSQSSSDSRSPPSQSSRDHHSTPSQSSSDSRSSPSHSSNDSRSPPSQSSSDGRSTPCEDRAQSRALQQRCTEKYSCLPATLTKGSKEVQQQEGSKDGQQLVAKNLENLSTLKNEQTSIKKHEEHRREKSSSPDSTDDCRKNKRKLNTEPDACKDGSPAPDESTASNALKSAQALVKPRKHLDKDCERKSREQRNLESEKGRPRGKHSDFRHDVERQHREKPREEAGRDRHPGGRRASDSGSEKKRKRKGEDMERSSDKAQSSKCLKTEIAEDPETSKSESPNPFEKSRPKPEKKKERKTLPLTETDIWEGGIKVKPQKKISININLDGKKKEEKNEKRDLSYLEGLMGKTKEESETADKEDDEKLNRGETNIEGNEKKESSRDIEGASEEKTKPDEREAQQKWAKATFRDDMQEMLEKIAGEKEDTEEKKEDFDLWHSILREVEEKKESINQWEEGELVEASKGEEVAKDERRSMWGGKEGQEMAELVAGTWKERAEGEITCEENRGNLFGESKPKEELMERLRWRMRKEEEDDAMRSKSQWSKNESHDDRPDTTVDDGSSYEDHQERKTVVKTLEEYTQDSTADGQDELVLIQVPRSKWEKEESEEEERDEGEIKDQIDALAMFLPPPSVSVTAEVPTNRETESEEKTERSVEMQRGRDREKEKNPSLTSSHRSLAPSSGRDQTDLSTDRDREKRVGVERRRDRDRGRESERSRDRQKESKRSKERTREEERRRDRRKERDSPKRNHPSSSHSYSYSTSHDSERRDRQRGGDLGGCPGVKSSSSRANELPDHDTNKSHRDTLMDSKFKDKDQPYYYHIHQDLSGNRPAGTHHYPPSLSHSRGKERDLLPSGSELSKPRMSSPEWETVQNRFRDDSKVEKAEWKLQQVIKEVKRERERGSRREDDTVELDRQTRWEGGRELEEGERPSSRSNSVSSSASQENDRDDRDDRRKEKKTIQKKHKKEKRRASPELLEEGELKKHKHKKTVKKSRDESEEESSGKADGRWREEDDRTELCSVTLS; encoded by the exons tGAACGATCAGATGTCCAGCTTCCCCACGCCTTTGGAGCCTTCAAAGCA ATGGACGACCAGCACTCTTCCGGTGCCTTAccttttatctccaag ATGGCTAACTTGGCTGAAGCagatgtgtcagaggaggatAAGCTCAGCGTTGTGATCAACCAGTCCAACTACGACTCCATGAA TTACAACAAAAAGTTTGGTACTCAACTTCCTTCAAGCTACACCTGTTATCGCTGTGGAAATATTGGACACCACATCAGGAACTGTCCCAACAGCGGG caGGATAAAAACAACGAGCCTCCTGTGAGAATAAAGAAAAGCACAGGCATCCCTCGTTCCTTCATGGTAGAGGTGGACGATCCCAACATGAAGGGAGCCATGCTGACCAACTGTGGACGTTACGCGATTCCTGCCATAGACGC TGAGGCGTACGCCATCGGCAAGAAGGAGAGGCCTCCGTTCGTTCCACAGGAGCAGCCCAAgtcagaagaggaggaggatccTTTACCCGAGGAACTCCTGTGTCTGATCTGTCATGACCTGCTGAATGATGCTGTGCTCATACCCTGCTGTGGAAACAGCTACTGTGATGACT GTATTCGCACCACTTTACTGGATTCAGAGGAACACGTCTGCCCCacttgcagccaatcagaagtcTCACCTGACAGCCTGATAGCCAATAAATTTCTCCGACAG GCTGTGGACAACTTTAAGAAAGAGCGAGGCTACACTAAAACCCGGAAAAGAGGGTGTGGGACCTCCCAGTCCCAAAATCCAACCCTGACACTGAGCCCtgcccccaccccaccccctctCGCTGTGCAGAGCCAACCTCAGAAGCCTCACCTGCCAACCAGCAGCCAGCAG GACCCTCTCATGCCCCGCTCACAGGCTGCAGACTCACCACCATTGTCTCAAGTGTGTGTGGCTCCGCCCACAGCAACAGACCCTGCCTCTGCCCCTAATACGCCGAGCACTTCCCTCCAGCCTACGCAAAGCCACCTGGAGATACCTGACAG AGAGGCTGAAGAAAAGACACACGATGACTCAGCGGCTTCTGCTGCCCCTTCTGGACCGGTTTCACCCAAAGACCCCACTGATGCTCCATCACAGCTGATACCACTG GTGAACCTTACTACAGAGGCAGAGCAGCCGCAGACAGACAGCGTTAATCTACAGCAGCCCTCCTCAG GTCCAGCCCTGAAACCCTCTGTGCCACCAACGACCTGGGAGAG ctcctcttcctcctctcgcCCCGCTGAAAGCTGGAATGAAACAaacactcagcagcagcagcagcagcagcgtcctCCCCCCTCCATTTCATATCCCacagctcctccacctctctttccctcccctCATTTTCACACATTCCTCACAGCTCAGCAACCTCTCAGTAGTTACCCACCTGGATACCCACCTACCACGCCCGTGTGGACTCTCCCAAACCTCCAGGGTGCCCCCATCCCTTCCCTGTGCCCCTCTACCTCTATCCCTGCCCTCATCCCCAAGGAGTGGTACAGGCATCagagaaagaagaaggaaaG GTCACCTCACAGAGGATCTTCGCACAAAAGCTCCTCCTCTCGCAGTGATTCAAAGTCCTGTAAGTCCAAGTCATCTCGCTCCTACTCTCGCTCCTCAAGCAGATCCAGATCACGCTCCAGGTCCAAAGGCAGATCCAG GCCCCACTCAACTTACTCCCGCCACAGACACCTCCACACCCGCTCTCATTCCTCCCGCTCCTATACCTATGGTTACAAACGCTCCCCCACACCGtcctcgtcatcatcatctAGAGCGGGTTACCATTCCAGATCCAAGTCACCATCAGATGACCACAAGAACAGCCATCAAAGTCGGCACCACAGTAAGAAATCAGCTTCGAGCAGCTACAGGAAGCGAGGAGAACACTCCCATAGGGAAGCAGGAGGTTCAGGAGGAAGTGCAGCTACTTACCCGTACTCTCAGCACGCGAATCAAGCTAGCAGCCTGGAGCTGGACAGAGAGCGATAcctgcagtggaaacgggaGTACAAAGAGTGGTGCGATAAATATTTCAGCAGCTATGTCGGCCACTTCCACCAGCTGCCACTTCCCCTTCTaagtcttcctcctcctcctcagtggggGGAGAGAGATGAAGGCAGAAATCACTCCCATTCTAACTCGGACTCTCACAACCGACTCCAAGGTAGACGCGCCGCCCGGAATGGCCGCTCCCCTCCATCGCAGTCATCCAGTGACAGCCGCTCCCCTCCATCTCAGTCTTCACGTGACCACCACTCCACGCCATCTCAGTCATCCAGCGACAGTCGCTCATCTCCATCTCATTCGTCCAATGACAGCCGGTCCCCTCCCTCTCAGTCGTCCAGTGATGGACGTTCCACACCATGTGAAGACAGAGCTCAGTCAAGGGCACTTCAGCAGAGGTGCACTGAAAAGTACAGCTGCCTGCCAGCAACACTTACAAAGGGCAGCAAGGAGGTGCAACAGCAAGAAGGAAGTAAAGACGGCCAGCAGCTAGTTGCTAAGAATTTGGAGAATCTCAGCACTTTAAAAAATGAGCAGACCAGCATAAAGAAGCATGAGGAGCATAGAAGAGAGAAGTCATCATCCCCTGACTCAACAGATGACTGCAGAAAGAACAAGAGGAAGCTCAACACTGAACCAGATGCCTGCAAAGATGGCAGCCCAGCACCGGATGAATCCACTGCCAGCAATGCCTTAAAATCAGCCCAAGCACTTGTGAAACCACGTAAACATTTGGATAAAGACTGTGAAAGAAAAAGCAGAGAACAAAGGAATTTGGAATCAGAGAAAGGACGGCCAAGAGGCAAACATTCAGACTTCAGGCATGATGTGgagagacagcacagagagaagCCCAGGGAAGAGGCAGGCAGGGACCGACACCCTGGAGGCAGGAGAGCTTCTGACTCAGGatcagagaagaaaagaaaaagaaaaggagaggacATGGAGAGGAGTTCTGATAAGGCTCAAAGCAGCAAATGCCTGAAAACTGAAATTGCAGAGGACCCTGAAACCAGCAAGAGTGAATCCCCGAATCCATTTGAGAAAAGCAGGCCAAAACCAGAGaagaaaaaggagaggaaaacattgcctttgacagagacagacatctGGGAGGGAGGGATAAAGGtgaaaccacagaagaagataAGCATCAATATAAACTTGGATGGAAAAAAGAAggaagagaaaaatgaaaaacggGACTTGTCTTATTTAGAGGGCCTCAtgggaaaaacaaaagaagaaagtgAGACTGCTGATAAAGAAGATGATGAGAAATTAAACAGAGGAGAGACGAACATCGAAGGAAATGAAAAGAAGGAATCCAGCAGAGACATTGAAGGTGcgtctgaagaaaaaacaaaaccagacgaAAGAGAGGCACAGCAGAAATGGGCGAAAGCTACCTTCAGAGATGATATGCAAGAGATGTTGGAGAAAAttgcaggagagaaagaagacactgaagagaagaaagaggaCTTCGACTTATGGCACAGTATCCTCAGGGaagtggaggagaagaaggagagtaTAAACCAGTGGGAGGAAGGAGAGCTGGTGGAGGCCAGCAAAGGAGAAGAGGTGGCAAAGGACGAGAGAAGGAGCATGTGGGGAGGAAAGGAAGGACAAGAGATGGCAGAGTTAGTGGCAGGTACCTGGAAggagagggcagagggggaAATCACATGCGAGGAAAATAGAGGAAACTTGTTTGGTGAGTCAAAGCCAAAGGAGGAGCTGATGGAGAGACTGAGGTGGAGGatgaggaaagaagaagaagatgacgCAATGAGGTCCAAGTCACAGTGGAGCAAAAATGAGAGCCACGATGACAGACCAGACACCACGGTGGACGATGGCAG CAGCTACGAGGACCATCAGGAGAGGAAGACAGTGGTGAAAACCCTGGAGGAATACACCCAGGACAGCACTGCAGACGGACAGGACGAACTTGTGCTCATACAG GTCCCTCGCTCCAAATGGGAGAAGGAAGAGTCTGAGGAAGAAGAGCGGGATGAAGGAGAGATCAAAGATCAAATAGATGCACTTGCAATGTTTCTGCCTCCGCCATCCGTGTCTGTGACAGCAGAGGTGCCAACcaacagggagacagagagtgaagaaaagacagagaggtcAGTGGAAATGCAGAGAGGAAGGgacagggagaaagagaaaaaccCCAGTTTGACCAGTTCACACAGAAGTTTGGCTCCCTCTAGTGGCAGAGACCAAACTGACCTGtctacagacagagacagggagaaaAGGGTGGGGGTGGAGAGACGGAGGgatagagacagagggagggagagtgagagATCACGGGATAGGCAGAAAGAAAGCAAAAGATCAAAAGAGAGAacaagggaggaggagagaaggagagacaggaggaaagagagggatTCCCCAAAGAGGAATCACCCTTCCTCCTCTCACTCCTACTCTTATTCGACGTCACATGActcagagaggagagacaggcagCGAGGGGGCGATCTGGGTGGCTGTCCTGGCGTGAAATCCTCAAGCAGCAGAGCTAATGAACTGCCTGATCATGATACCAACAAATCACATAGAGACACGTTAATGGACTCCAAATTTAAAGACAAAGATCAGCCCTACTACTATCACATTCACCAAGATCTATCAGGAAACAGACCTGCAGGGACCCACCACTACCCACCTTCCCTCTCCCATAGCCGGGGTAAGGAGAGAGACCTGCTCCCCTCCGGGTCAGAGCTCAGTAAGCCCAGAATGAGCAGCCCTGAGTGGGAAACAGTGCAGAATAGATTTAGAGATGACAGCAAGGTTGAAAAGGCAGAGTGGAAGCTGCAGCAGGTGATAAAAGAAGTcaaaagggagagagaaagaggtagTCGACGAGAGGATGACACCGTTGAGTTGGACAGACAGACCAGgtgggaaggagggagagagctgGAGGAAGGGGAGAGGCCCAGCAGCCGCAGCAACAGCGTCAGCTCATCGGCAAGCCAGGAGAATGACAGGGACGACAGGGACGacaggagaaaagaaaagaagacgaTACAAAAGAAGCATAAAAAGGAGAAGAGACGAGCCTCCCCGGAGCTGCTGGAGGAAGGGGAGctgaagaaacacaaacacaagaagACGGTaaagaaaagcagagatgaaAGTGAAGAGGAGAGCAGTGGAAAGGCGGATGGCAGgtggagagaggaggatgaCCGCACTGAGCTCTGCTCAGTTACGTTATCTTGA
- the LOC117268567 gene encoding uncharacterized protein LOC117268567 isoform X4, whose product MGREKLRAGDCDLQITNAQSKEEYTDDEGLISKGSSVIIRRIPIIGAKSSSSSKIRNVERSDVQLPHAFGAFKAMDDQHSSGALPFISKMANLAEADVSEEDKLSVVINQSNYDSMNYNKKFGTQLPSSYTCYRCGNIGHHIRNCPNSGQDKNNEPPVRIKKSTGIPRSFMVEVDDPNMKGAMLTNCGRYAIPAIDAEAYAIGKKERPPFVPQEQPKSEEEEDPLPEELLCLICHDLLNDAVLIPCCGNSYCDDCIRTTLLDSEEHVCPTCSQSEVSPDSLIANKFLRQAVDNFKKERGYTKTRKRGCGTSQSQNPTLTLSPAPTPPPLAVQSQPQKPHLPTSSQQDPLMPRSQAADSPPLSQVCVAPPTATDPASAPNTPSTSLQPTQSHLEIPDREAEEKTHDDSAASAAPSGPVSPKDPTDAPSQLIPLVNLTTEAEQPQTDSVNLQQPSSGPALKPSVPPTTWESSSSSSRPAESWNETNTQQQQQQQRPPPSISYPTAPPPLFPSPHFHTFLTAQQPLSSYPPGYPPTTPVWTLPNLQGAPIPSLCPSTSIPALIPKEWYRHQRKKKERSPHRGSSHKSSSSRSDSKSCKSKSSRSYSRSSSRSRSRSRSKGRSRPHSTYSRHRHLHTRSHSSRSYTYGYKRSPTPSSSSSSRAGYHSRSKSPSDDHKNSHQSRHHSKKSASSSYRKRGEHSHREAGGSGGSAATYPYSQHANQASSLELDRERYLQWKREYKEWCDKYFSSYVGHFHQLPLPLLSLPPPPQWGERDEGRNHSHSNSDSHNRLQGRRAARNGRSPPSQSSSDSRSPPSQSSRDHHSTPSQSSSDSRSSPSHSSNDSRSPPSQSSSDGRSTPCEDRAQSRALQQRCTEKYSCLPATLTKGSKEVQQQEGSKDGQQLVAKNLENLSTLKNEQTSIKKHEEHRREKSSSPDSTDDCRKNKRKLNTEPDACKDGSPAPDESTASNALKSAQALVKPRKHLDKDCERKSREQRNLESEKGRPRGKHSDFRHDVERQHREKPREEAGRDRHPGGRRASDSGSEKKRKRKGEDMERSSDKAQSSKCLKTEIAEDPETSKSESPNPFEKSRPKPEKKKERKTLPLTETDIWEGGIKVKPQKKISININLDGKKKEEKNEKRDLSYLEGLMGKTKEESETADKEDDEKLNRGETNIEGNEKKESSRDIEGASEEKTKPDEREAQQKWAKATFRDDMQEMLEKIAGEKEDTEEKKEDFDLWHSILREVEEKKESINQWEEGELVEASKGEEVAKDERRSMWGGKEGQEMAELVAGTWKERAEGEITCEENRGNLFGESKPKEELMERLRWRMRKEEEDDAMRSKSQWSKNESHDDRPDTTVDDGSSYEDHQERKTVVKTLEEYTQDSTADGQDELVLIQVPRSKWEKEESEEEERDEGEIKDQIDALAMFLPPPSVSVTAEVPTNRETESEEKTERSVEMQRGRDREKEKNPSLTSSHRSLAPSSGRDQTDLSTDRDREKRVGVERRRDRDRGRESERSRDRQKESKRSKERTREEERRRDRRKERDSPKRNHPSSSHSYSYSTSHDSERRDRQRGGDLGGCPGVKSSSSRANELPDHDTNKSHRDTLMDSKFKDKDQPYYYHIHQDLSGNRPAGTHHYPPSLSHSRGKERDLLPSGSELSKPRMSSPEWETVQNRFRDDSKVEKAEWKLQQVIKEVKRERERGSRREDDTVELDRQTRWEGGRELEEGERPSSRSNSVSSSASQENDRDDRDDRRKEKKTIQKKHKKEKRRASPELLEEGELKKHKHKKTVKKSRDESEEESSGKADGRWREEDDRTELCSVTLS is encoded by the exons tGAACGATCAGATGTCCAGCTTCCCCACGCCTTTGGAGCCTTCAAAGCA ATGGACGACCAGCACTCTTCCGGTGCCTTAccttttatctccaag ATGGCTAACTTGGCTGAAGCagatgtgtcagaggaggatAAGCTCAGCGTTGTGATCAACCAGTCCAACTACGACTCCATGAA TTACAACAAAAAGTTTGGTACTCAACTTCCTTCAAGCTACACCTGTTATCGCTGTGGAAATATTGGACACCACATCAGGAACTGTCCCAACAGCGGG caGGATAAAAACAACGAGCCTCCTGTGAGAATAAAGAAAAGCACAGGCATCCCTCGTTCCTTCATGGTAGAGGTGGACGATCCCAACATGAAGGGAGCCATGCTGACCAACTGTGGACGTTACGCGATTCCTGCCATAGACGC TGAGGCGTACGCCATCGGCAAGAAGGAGAGGCCTCCGTTCGTTCCACAGGAGCAGCCCAAgtcagaagaggaggaggatccTTTACCCGAGGAACTCCTGTGTCTGATCTGTCATGACCTGCTGAATGATGCTGTGCTCATACCCTGCTGTGGAAACAGCTACTGTGATGACT GTATTCGCACCACTTTACTGGATTCAGAGGAACACGTCTGCCCCacttgcagccaatcagaagtcTCACCTGACAGCCTGATAGCCAATAAATTTCTCCGACAG GCTGTGGACAACTTTAAGAAAGAGCGAGGCTACACTAAAACCCGGAAAAGAGGGTGTGGGACCTCCCAGTCCCAAAATCCAACCCTGACACTGAGCCCtgcccccaccccaccccctctCGCTGTGCAGAGCCAACCTCAGAAGCCTCACCTGCCAACCAGCAGCCAGCAG GACCCTCTCATGCCCCGCTCACAGGCTGCAGACTCACCACCATTGTCTCAAGTGTGTGTGGCTCCGCCCACAGCAACAGACCCTGCCTCTGCCCCTAATACGCCGAGCACTTCCCTCCAGCCTACGCAAAGCCACCTGGAGATACCTGACAG AGAGGCTGAAGAAAAGACACACGATGACTCAGCGGCTTCTGCTGCCCCTTCTGGACCGGTTTCACCCAAAGACCCCACTGATGCTCCATCACAGCTGATACCACTG GTGAACCTTACTACAGAGGCAGAGCAGCCGCAGACAGACAGCGTTAATCTACAGCAGCCCTCCTCAG GTCCAGCCCTGAAACCCTCTGTGCCACCAACGACCTGGGAGAG ctcctcttcctcctctcgcCCCGCTGAAAGCTGGAATGAAACAaacactcagcagcagcagcagcagcagcgtcctCCCCCCTCCATTTCATATCCCacagctcctccacctctctttccctcccctCATTTTCACACATTCCTCACAGCTCAGCAACCTCTCAGTAGTTACCCACCTGGATACCCACCTACCACGCCCGTGTGGACTCTCCCAAACCTCCAGGGTGCCCCCATCCCTTCCCTGTGCCCCTCTACCTCTATCCCTGCCCTCATCCCCAAGGAGTGGTACAGGCATCagagaaagaagaaggaaaG GTCACCTCACAGAGGATCTTCGCACAAAAGCTCCTCCTCTCGCAGTGATTCAAAGTCCTGTAAGTCCAAGTCATCTCGCTCCTACTCTCGCTCCTCAAGCAGATCCAGATCACGCTCCAGGTCCAAAGGCAGATCCAG GCCCCACTCAACTTACTCCCGCCACAGACACCTCCACACCCGCTCTCATTCCTCCCGCTCCTATACCTATGGTTACAAACGCTCCCCCACACCGtcctcgtcatcatcatctAGAGCGGGTTACCATTCCAGATCCAAGTCACCATCAGATGACCACAAGAACAGCCATCAAAGTCGGCACCACAGTAAGAAATCAGCTTCGAGCAGCTACAGGAAGCGAGGAGAACACTCCCATAGGGAAGCAGGAGGTTCAGGAGGAAGTGCAGCTACTTACCCGTACTCTCAGCACGCGAATCAAGCTAGCAGCCTGGAGCTGGACAGAGAGCGATAcctgcagtggaaacgggaGTACAAAGAGTGGTGCGATAAATATTTCAGCAGCTATGTCGGCCACTTCCACCAGCTGCCACTTCCCCTTCTaagtcttcctcctcctcctcagtggggGGAGAGAGATGAAGGCAGAAATCACTCCCATTCTAACTCGGACTCTCACAACCGACTCCAAGGTAGACGCGCCGCCCGGAATGGCCGCTCCCCTCCATCGCAGTCATCCAGTGACAGCCGCTCCCCTCCATCTCAGTCTTCACGTGACCACCACTCCACGCCATCTCAGTCATCCAGCGACAGTCGCTCATCTCCATCTCATTCGTCCAATGACAGCCGGTCCCCTCCCTCTCAGTCGTCCAGTGATGGACGTTCCACACCATGTGAAGACAGAGCTCAGTCAAGGGCACTTCAGCAGAGGTGCACTGAAAAGTACAGCTGCCTGCCAGCAACACTTACAAAGGGCAGCAAGGAGGTGCAACAGCAAGAAGGAAGTAAAGACGGCCAGCAGCTAGTTGCTAAGAATTTGGAGAATCTCAGCACTTTAAAAAATGAGCAGACCAGCATAAAGAAGCATGAGGAGCATAGAAGAGAGAAGTCATCATCCCCTGACTCAACAGATGACTGCAGAAAGAACAAGAGGAAGCTCAACACTGAACCAGATGCCTGCAAAGATGGCAGCCCAGCACCGGATGAATCCACTGCCAGCAATGCCTTAAAATCAGCCCAAGCACTTGTGAAACCACGTAAACATTTGGATAAAGACTGTGAAAGAAAAAGCAGAGAACAAAGGAATTTGGAATCAGAGAAAGGACGGCCAAGAGGCAAACATTCAGACTTCAGGCATGATGTGgagagacagcacagagagaagCCCAGGGAAGAGGCAGGCAGGGACCGACACCCTGGAGGCAGGAGAGCTTCTGACTCAGGatcagagaagaaaagaaaaagaaaaggagaggacATGGAGAGGAGTTCTGATAAGGCTCAAAGCAGCAAATGCCTGAAAACTGAAATTGCAGAGGACCCTGAAACCAGCAAGAGTGAATCCCCGAATCCATTTGAGAAAAGCAGGCCAAAACCAGAGaagaaaaaggagaggaaaacattgcctttgacagagacagacatctGGGAGGGAGGGATAAAGGtgaaaccacagaagaagataAGCATCAATATAAACTTGGATGGAAAAAAGAAggaagagaaaaatgaaaaacggGACTTGTCTTATTTAGAGGGCCTCAtgggaaaaacaaaagaagaaagtgAGACTGCTGATAAAGAAGATGATGAGAAATTAAACAGAGGAGAGACGAACATCGAAGGAAATGAAAAGAAGGAATCCAGCAGAGACATTGAAGGTGcgtctgaagaaaaaacaaaaccagacgaAAGAGAGGCACAGCAGAAATGGGCGAAAGCTACCTTCAGAGATGATATGCAAGAGATGTTGGAGAAAAttgcaggagagaaagaagacactgaagagaagaaagaggaCTTCGACTTATGGCACAGTATCCTCAGGGaagtggaggagaagaaggagagtaTAAACCAGTGGGAGGAAGGAGAGCTGGTGGAGGCCAGCAAAGGAGAAGAGGTGGCAAAGGACGAGAGAAGGAGCATGTGGGGAGGAAAGGAAGGACAAGAGATGGCAGAGTTAGTGGCAGGTACCTGGAAggagagggcagagggggaAATCACATGCGAGGAAAATAGAGGAAACTTGTTTGGTGAGTCAAAGCCAAAGGAGGAGCTGATGGAGAGACTGAGGTGGAGGatgaggaaagaagaagaagatgacgCAATGAGGTCCAAGTCACAGTGGAGCAAAAATGAGAGCCACGATGACAGACCAGACACCACGGTGGACGATGGCAG CAGCTACGAGGACCATCAGGAGAGGAAGACAGTGGTGAAAACCCTGGAGGAATACACCCAGGACAGCACTGCAGACGGACAGGACGAACTTGTGCTCATACAG GTCCCTCGCTCCAAATGGGAGAAGGAAGAGTCTGAGGAAGAAGAGCGGGATGAAGGAGAGATCAAAGATCAAATAGATGCACTTGCAATGTTTCTGCCTCCGCCATCCGTGTCTGTGACAGCAGAGGTGCCAACcaacagggagacagagagtgaagaaaagacagagaggtcAGTGGAAATGCAGAGAGGAAGGgacagggagaaagagaaaaaccCCAGTTTGACCAGTTCACACAGAAGTTTGGCTCCCTCTAGTGGCAGAGACCAAACTGACCTGtctacagacagagacagggagaaaAGGGTGGGGGTGGAGAGACGGAGGgatagagacagagggagggagagtgagagATCACGGGATAGGCAGAAAGAAAGCAAAAGATCAAAAGAGAGAacaagggaggaggagagaaggagagacaggaggaaagagagggatTCCCCAAAGAGGAATCACCCTTCCTCCTCTCACTCCTACTCTTATTCGACGTCACATGActcagagaggagagacaggcagCGAGGGGGCGATCTGGGTGGCTGTCCTGGCGTGAAATCCTCAAGCAGCAGAGCTAATGAACTGCCTGATCATGATACCAACAAATCACATAGAGACACGTTAATGGACTCCAAATTTAAAGACAAAGATCAGCCCTACTACTATCACATTCACCAAGATCTATCAGGAAACAGACCTGCAGGGACCCACCACTACCCACCTTCCCTCTCCCATAGCCGGGGTAAGGAGAGAGACCTGCTCCCCTCCGGGTCAGAGCTCAGTAAGCCCAGAATGAGCAGCCCTGAGTGGGAAACAGTGCAGAATAGATTTAGAGATGACAGCAAGGTTGAAAAGGCAGAGTGGAAGCTGCAGCAGGTGATAAAAGAAGTcaaaagggagagagaaagaggtagTCGACGAGAGGATGACACCGTTGAGTTGGACAGACAGACCAGgtgggaaggagggagagagctgGAGGAAGGGGAGAGGCCCAGCAGCCGCAGCAACAGCGTCAGCTCATCGGCAAGCCAGGAGAATGACAGGGACGACAGGGACGacaggagaaaagaaaagaagacgaTACAAAAGAAGCATAAAAAGGAGAAGAGACGAGCCTCCCCGGAGCTGCTGGAGGAAGGGGAGctgaagaaacacaaacacaagaagACGGTaaagaaaagcagagatgaaAGTGAAGAGGAGAGCAGTGGAAAGGCGGATGGCAGgtggagagaggaggatgaCCGCACTGAGCTCTGCTCAGTTACGTTATCTTGA